From Candidatus Eremiobacteraceae bacterium, one genomic window encodes:
- a CDS encoding D-glycerate dehydrogenase, producing MARPTVFVTRVIPDEGLKLLREHFDVTVWPHDRSPSRDEISEQARGKDALVTLLTEKVDAALLAALPSVKIVANVAVGFDNFDIPAGTAAGVVMTNTPGVLDETTADLAFALLMATARRIVEADKLMRSGTWGGWGIMQMLGHDVHHASLGIVGFGRIGRCVAKRASGFSMKVVYSDAMAAPPEVERELGVRRVSLDELLASSDFVSVHVPLLPETRHLIDAAALNKMKRSACLINTSRGPVVEEAALVAALRGGVIAGAGLDVYEFEPKVSPELVAMDNVVLLPHIASASYATRGKMAEIAARNLIAFFAGETPPTALNPEVLSKAHAKA from the coding sequence TTGGCTAGACCCACGGTCTTCGTCACGCGCGTCATCCCCGACGAAGGGCTGAAGCTGCTGCGCGAGCATTTCGACGTCACGGTGTGGCCACACGACCGCTCGCCGTCGCGAGACGAGATCAGCGAGCAGGCGCGAGGCAAAGATGCGCTCGTGACGCTGTTGACTGAAAAAGTCGATGCTGCCTTATTGGCAGCGCTTCCAAGCGTGAAGATCGTCGCCAACGTCGCCGTCGGTTTCGACAACTTCGACATTCCCGCCGGCACGGCAGCCGGGGTCGTCATGACGAACACCCCGGGTGTCCTCGACGAGACGACCGCCGACCTCGCGTTCGCGTTGCTCATGGCGACAGCGCGGCGCATCGTCGAAGCGGATAAGCTCATGCGCTCGGGAACGTGGGGCGGATGGGGCATCATGCAGATGCTCGGCCACGACGTCCATCATGCGTCGCTCGGCATCGTCGGTTTCGGCCGCATCGGGCGCTGCGTGGCGAAACGTGCGAGCGGCTTCTCGATGAAGGTCGTCTACTCGGATGCGATGGCGGCGCCGCCTGAAGTCGAGCGCGAGCTCGGCGTCCGGCGAGTCTCACTCGACGAGCTCCTGGCGAGTTCGGACTTCGTCAGCGTCCACGTGCCCCTGCTGCCCGAGACTCGCCACCTTATCGACGCCGCTGCGCTGAACAAGATGAAGAGGAGCGCCTGTCTCATCAACACCTCGCGCGGCCCGGTCGTCGAGGAAGCGGCACTCGTCGCGGCGTTGCGCGGCGGCGTCATCGCGGGTGCGGGGCTCGACGTCTACGAGTTCGAGCCGAAAGTATCGCCCGAGCTCGTCGCGATGGACAACGTCGTCTTGCTGCCGCACATCGCGAGCGCGAGCTACGCGACGCGCGGCAAGATGGCCGAGATCGCGGCGCGCAATCTCATCGCGTTCTTCGCCGGCGAGACGCCGCCGACCGCGCTCAATCCCGAAGTCCTCTCGAAGGCACACGCGAAGGCGTAG
- a CDS encoding IclR family transcriptional regulator, with translation MAISSGDLNPAAKPRGESKVNSVDRALVILEYLGTQTKEVGVRELGQAIGLSKSSVHRILQTLRARGFVRWNPDNARYSLGMRAFEVGCGILRSMEAHAAAKPHLEQLVNQLGETAFLGVLDDSEFVYIDKIDGRRSVRMYADIGARKPLHSTAIGKALLAHLDRAESDRIIAARPLARFTKNTITDADALRQELEKVRRQGYAEDNEETEEGLYCAGAPLFNYSGRPVASISVAVPKIGQQNLQRDRIVKAVVQAAQEISAKLGYTGRGKGTTLG, from the coding sequence GTGGCCATCAGTTCAGGCGACTTGAACCCTGCCGCCAAACCGCGCGGCGAATCCAAGGTCAACTCCGTCGACAGAGCGCTCGTCATCCTCGAGTATCTCGGGACCCAGACGAAAGAAGTCGGCGTTCGCGAGCTCGGTCAGGCGATCGGCCTTTCGAAGAGCAGCGTTCACCGGATCTTGCAGACCTTGCGCGCGCGCGGGTTCGTCCGGTGGAACCCGGACAACGCCCGCTACTCGCTCGGCATGCGCGCTTTCGAAGTCGGCTGCGGCATCCTACGCTCGATGGAAGCGCATGCGGCCGCGAAACCGCACCTCGAGCAGCTCGTCAACCAGCTCGGCGAGACGGCCTTTCTCGGCGTCCTCGACGATTCTGAGTTCGTCTACATCGACAAGATCGACGGCCGACGCTCCGTCCGCATGTACGCCGACATCGGTGCCCGCAAGCCGCTCCACAGCACCGCCATCGGCAAGGCGCTCCTCGCGCATCTCGACCGGGCTGAATCCGACCGCATCATCGCCGCGCGCCCGCTCGCGCGATTCACGAAGAACACGATAACGGACGCGGACGCGCTCCGCCAGGAGCTGGAGAAGGTCCGCCGTCAGGGCTATGCCGAGGACAATGAGGAGACCGAGGAAGGGCTCTACTGCGCCGGCGCGCCGCTGTTCAACTACTCAGGTCGGCCGGTCGCGTCGATCTCGGTCGCCGTGCCGAAGATCGGCCAGCAGAACCTCCAACGCGATCGCATCGTCAAAGCGGTCGTCCAAGCCGCCCAAGAGATTTCCGCCAAGCTCGGCTACACCGGCCGCGGCAAAGGCACAACGCTTGGCTAG
- a CDS encoding carboxypeptidase-like regulatory domain-containing protein, with protein sequence MNVLRRIVGPGVFASALVAALAISGCNNNPAAPQGNYGTIMGVVKSSSGQPIANATVTADLVVTTHTDANGKYTLPQVPIDSSSTTTTVSCSASGYQNPPDQHVTVSAGKQYEVDFTLSPS encoded by the coding sequence GTGAACGTTCTTCGACGGATCGTCGGCCCCGGCGTGTTCGCCTCGGCCCTCGTGGCCGCGCTCGCGATCTCCGGCTGCAATAACAACCCGGCCGCTCCCCAGGGCAATTACGGCACGATCATGGGAGTGGTCAAATCGTCGTCCGGCCAGCCGATCGCGAACGCCACCGTCACGGCCGACCTCGTCGTCACGACCCACACGGACGCCAACGGCAAGTACACCCTGCCGCAAGTGCCGATCGATTCGTCCTCGACGACGACTACCGTCAGTTGCTCCGCCAGCGGCTACCAGAACCCGCCGGACCAGCACGTCACGGTTTCGGCAGGCAAGCAGTACGAGGTCGACTTCACCCTCTCTCCCTCGTAA
- a CDS encoding gluconeogenesis factor YvcK family protein: MFNGDGRAALTRMSRWLLPGMQVKRWLFVAVLGVFMFLDGFGRVLNSHDFNFHVNETIDRIVVQDAQLEPSTLQWIFMIVGVILIYLGLRQWMRSIVYALSPQDSQRLVEVIYERRQLDRGTRIVAIGGGTGLSTLLRGLKEYTANLTAIVTVTDDGGSSGRLRQELGVLPPGDIRNCLVALADSESMMTDLFQYRFNEGNGLVGHSFGNLFIAAMSGIAGDFDRAIKESSKVLNIKGRVLPSTLSNVALEATLADGSKVLGETAISRAGSRIRSLALTPSECKPLVETLEAIAAADVIVLGPGSLYTSIMPNLLVPGIAAAVVRAPALKVYVCNIMTQPGETDDMTASDHARALLGAATGRLFDYALVNVEQPHRLLRAYESEGAHQVAPDFDVIASLGVTPVPGRFVSEEQQVRHDRKKLAQAIVKLIVQRGGAAGLTAIHH; this comes from the coding sequence ATGTTCAACGGTGACGGCCGCGCGGCGCTCACGCGTATGTCGCGATGGTTGCTGCCGGGGATGCAGGTCAAGCGCTGGCTCTTCGTCGCGGTCCTCGGCGTTTTCATGTTCCTCGACGGCTTTGGCCGCGTCCTGAATTCGCACGATTTCAACTTCCACGTCAACGAGACGATTGACCGCATCGTCGTCCAAGACGCGCAGCTCGAGCCTTCGACGCTCCAATGGATCTTCATGATCGTCGGCGTCATCCTGATCTACCTCGGCTTGCGCCAGTGGATGCGCTCGATCGTCTACGCGCTGAGCCCGCAGGATAGCCAGCGGCTCGTCGAGGTCATCTACGAGCGTCGCCAGCTCGACCGCGGCACGCGCATCGTCGCGATCGGCGGCGGCACCGGCCTCTCGACCCTCTTGCGCGGGCTCAAGGAGTATACCGCGAACCTCACCGCGATCGTCACCGTCACCGACGACGGCGGTTCGAGCGGCCGCTTGCGCCAGGAGCTCGGCGTCTTGCCGCCTGGCGACATACGCAATTGCCTCGTTGCCCTCGCCGACAGCGAGTCGATGATGACCGACCTTTTCCAGTATCGATTCAACGAGGGCAACGGTCTCGTCGGCCATTCGTTCGGCAACCTTTTCATCGCCGCGATGAGCGGCATCGCCGGCGACTTCGATCGCGCGATCAAGGAGAGCAGCAAGGTCCTTAACATCAAGGGTCGCGTGCTCCCGTCGACGCTCTCGAACGTCGCGCTCGAAGCGACGCTCGCCGACGGATCGAAAGTGCTCGGCGAAACGGCTATCTCTCGCGCCGGATCGCGGATCCGGTCGCTCGCGCTCACCCCGTCGGAGTGCAAGCCGCTCGTCGAAACACTCGAAGCGATCGCAGCGGCCGATGTCATCGTGCTCGGACCCGGTAGTCTCTACACAAGCATCATGCCGAACTTGCTCGTGCCCGGCATCGCTGCGGCGGTCGTTCGCGCGCCGGCGCTCAAGGTATACGTCTGCAACATCATGACGCAGCCGGGCGAGACCGATGACATGACCGCGAGCGATCACGCGCGCGCGCTGCTCGGCGCTGCGACCGGAAGGCTGTTCGACTACGCCCTCGTCAACGTGGAACAACCGCATCGCCTGCTCCGTGCGTATGAATCGGAAGGCGCACATCAGGTCGCGCCGGACTTCGACGTGATCGCCTCGCTCGGCGTCACGCCGGTGCCCGGCCGTTTCGTCAGCGAAGAGCAGCAGGTGCGCCACGACCGCAAGAAGCTTGCGCAGGCGATCGTCAAGCTCATCGTCCAGCGCGGCGGCGCGGCAGGTTTGACGGCCATTCACCACTAG
- a CDS encoding glycerate kinase: MRILVAPDKFKGSMTGQQAGDAMRAGLLRVWPDAQVDVVPVADGGDGTATAMLDAVGGRRVTRTVSGPDGRPVDAWFALLGDGRTAVVELAAASGLVLVPAGKNDPMTATTFGTGELIAAAIDEGARRIVSAIGGSATNDAGAGALSALGARFLDASGSELPRGGGALARLESIDDSALAARIRGVTIEIACDVDNPLVGPNGASAIYGPQKGATPDDVRVLDGALSHFADVVAQKSGADVRSVPGGGAAGGIAAGFLALAGARLERGADLVFDVIGFDKRLDGVSLVVTGEGRLDRQTLAGKAPSAVASAAAARGIPAVAVAGTVDLRGDDLEKLHLLAAEPLVTGTPSADDMRRARELTANSAERLARRLKDSSLITM; this comes from the coding sequence ATGCGCATCCTCGTCGCCCCCGATAAGTTCAAAGGATCGATGACCGGACAGCAAGCCGGCGACGCGATGCGCGCCGGTCTGCTGCGCGTGTGGCCAGACGCTCAGGTCGACGTCGTGCCGGTCGCCGATGGCGGGGATGGGACCGCGACCGCGATGCTCGACGCTGTCGGCGGCCGCCGCGTGACTCGCACCGTTAGCGGTCCCGATGGACGTCCGGTGGATGCGTGGTTCGCATTGTTGGGCGACGGCCGTACCGCGGTCGTCGAGCTCGCCGCGGCAAGCGGGCTCGTGCTCGTTCCTGCGGGCAAGAATGATCCCATGACCGCGACGACGTTCGGCACAGGCGAGCTCATCGCCGCGGCGATCGACGAGGGTGCGCGCCGGATCGTCTCGGCGATAGGCGGAAGTGCGACGAACGATGCGGGAGCGGGAGCGCTATCTGCTCTCGGCGCTCGCTTCTTGGATGCTAGTGGTAGCGAACTTCCGCGCGGCGGCGGAGCGCTCGCGCGTCTTGAGTCGATCGACGACTCTGCGCTCGCAGCCCGTATCCGCGGCGTCACGATCGAGATCGCTTGTGACGTCGACAATCCGCTCGTCGGGCCGAACGGGGCATCGGCCATCTACGGACCGCAAAAGGGTGCGACGCCTGATGACGTCCGGGTACTCGACGGCGCGCTGTCACATTTCGCAGATGTCGTCGCCCAGAAGTCCGGCGCCGATGTCCGCTCGGTGCCAGGGGGCGGCGCCGCGGGAGGAATCGCCGCCGGTTTTCTCGCGCTCGCCGGCGCGCGTCTCGAGCGGGGCGCGGATCTCGTCTTCGATGTCATCGGGTTCGATAAGCGGCTCGATGGCGTTTCGCTCGTCGTCACCGGTGAAGGGCGACTCGACCGTCAAACGCTTGCGGGCAAAGCACCGTCCGCGGTGGCGAGTGCGGCAGCGGCTCGAGGCATCCCCGCCGTGGCCGTGGCGGGCACCGTCGACCTTCGCGGCGACGATCTTGAGAAGTTGCACCTCCTTGCAGCCGAGCCGCTCGTCACGGGAACGCCGTCAGCAGACGACATGCGTCGCGCTCGCGAACTAACGGCGAACTCCGCCGAACGCCTCGCCCGCCGTCTCAAAGACTCGTCGCTGATAACCATGTAG
- the rapZ gene encoding RNase adapter RapZ: MSAKHVEGVEPAGGDGQRPVAHTHFVIVTGLSGAGKSQAAKCLEDLGYFCVDNLPPSLIPKFAELCSNSRNLRKVALVLDIRGEEIFGDDLAEQLRSLDRERIAHRVIFLDAADDVLVRRFSETRRKHPLAGRGGAQGARLVDSIVAEREELKSIRDTADVIIDTSKLTLSALKEKLGHAVAGDQHVESMTASIVAFGFKFGIPLDADMVFDVRFLPNPNYVDELRPLTGSHPSVAAFLENSEEVQSFKHELFRFIDYLVPRFVREGKAHLTIGIGCTGGRHRSVYFANELAAHLRAARIEAFVEYRDVQR; the protein is encoded by the coding sequence CGTCATCGTCACCGGGTTATCGGGCGCCGGCAAGAGTCAAGCCGCCAAATGCCTCGAGGACCTCGGGTATTTCTGCGTCGACAACCTTCCCCCCAGCCTCATACCGAAATTCGCCGAGCTCTGCTCGAATAGCCGGAATCTGCGCAAGGTCGCACTCGTCCTCGACATCCGCGGTGAGGAGATCTTCGGCGACGACCTCGCCGAACAGTTGCGCTCGCTCGACCGCGAACGCATCGCGCACCGCGTCATCTTTCTCGACGCCGCCGACGACGTTCTCGTCCGCCGATTTTCAGAGACGCGCCGCAAGCATCCGCTAGCGGGCCGCGGCGGCGCGCAAGGCGCCCGCCTCGTCGACAGCATCGTCGCCGAGCGCGAGGAACTCAAGTCGATCCGCGACACCGCAGACGTCATCATCGACACGTCGAAGCTGACGCTCTCCGCCCTCAAGGAAAAACTCGGTCACGCCGTCGCTGGCGACCAGCACGTCGAGTCGATGACCGCCTCGATCGTCGCGTTCGGCTTCAAGTTCGGCATCCCGCTCGACGCCGACATGGTCTTCGACGTCCGCTTCCTGCCGAATCCGAACTACGTCGACGAGCTCCGGCCCCTCACCGGCTCGCATCCCAGTGTCGCTGCTTTTCTCGAGAACTCTGAAGAAGTGCAGTCGTTCAAGCACGAGCTCTTCCGCTTCATCGACTATCTCGTGCCGCGTTTCGTCCGCGAGGGCAAGGCGCACCTGACGATCGGCATCGGCTGCACCGGCGGACGCCACCGCTCGGTCTATTTCGCGAACGAACTCGCCGCTCATCTGCGCGCCGCACGCATCGAAGCATTCGTGGAGTATCGCGATGTTCAACGGTGA